From the genome of Alteromonas stellipolaris:
ATGCACAGCGTACGCTTGATAGACTTATCACCAGCCATGCCCAAGGCGCAGTGCCTATCAGTGAACTTGACCTTGCCCGCACTCAGCGTGACTTAGCCGAAGTGGCTTTGGAAGAGGCTATTGTCGACTTAGATGACCGTTTTATAAAAGCACCTTTTGACGGCGTTGTCGGCATTACTGACATTGAAGTAGGCGACCGAATTAACGAGCAAACGTTAATCACTACGCTTGACCACAGAAGCAAGCTTTACATTAATTTCAAAGCCCCAGAAGCGGCATTACCTGTGCTGATGAACGCGCCCGATGTGACATTGGAACCTTGGAGTGACCGTGAAGTGTCCATTAAAGCCGAGATTGCACAAATTGACTCGCGCATTAACGAAGCAGATCGTACCTTGCGAGCCCGCGCACTGTTAGACAACTCAGCAGACAAATTTCGCCCTGGCATGAGCTTTCGGGTGAATTTAAGCATTAAAGGCGACCGTTATGCAGCCATTCCAGAAGCCGCATTACTATGGGGTGCCACTGGCGCATACATTTGGCTTGCAGAATCTGGAAAAGCGAAACGGGTTGATGTGAATGTTCATCAACGTTTGCGTGGCGCGATTTTAGTGTCTGGCGCCATTAGCGAAGGCGACACGTTAATTGCTGAAGGTGTACAACGCCTTCGAAATGGACAAGCGATTACGACGGAATTGGTTGGGGGCCCCGCCAATGAGTAACGCGCCGGTAACCAATGACCTTCCCTCTTTATCAATTCGACGACCGGTACTCATTGTTGTTCTTAACTTACTTATTGCAATTGCTGGTTTATCGGCACTAAGTGCACTAGAAGTTCGAGAACTTCCCGATGTAGATACGCCAAGAATTACGGTTACCGCCACTTACCCTGGTGCATCACCGGAAACCGTAGAT
Proteins encoded in this window:
- a CDS encoding efflux RND transporter periplasmic adaptor subunit, which encodes MISRYARVSACCVVLALTSVPAYSQFMGDKQAKLVVTEPVSFMYETRKVEAVGSAEALRSIALYPAVADEVIEVNFVPGQLVEAGKVLIKLDNRRQKNAVKRAELTLKDAQRTLDRLITSHAQGAVPISELDLARTQRDLAEVALEEAIVDLDDRFIKAPFDGVVGITDIEVGDRINEQTLITTLDHRSKLYINFKAPEAALPVLMNAPDVTLEPWSDREVSIKAEIAQIDSRINEADRTLRARALLDNSADKFRPGMSFRVNLSIKGDRYAAIPEAALLWGATGAYIWLAESGKAKRVDVNVHQRLRGAILVSGAISEGDTLIAEGVQRLRNGQAITTELVGGPANE